One Hydrogenoanaerobacterium saccharovorans DNA segment encodes these proteins:
- a CDS encoding M23 family metallopeptidase, which yields MFKKLFSILLAGIFIGTMSVIVYAAEYGNLGWEYPLDSEYTDYFRGYSSNHLGLDLDAPKDSNIYSVDSGAVKFSGYHSSTGYYVVIANDTKASGVSNPLYVRYLHMDNAPEVSTNDSVSAGETIGYVGSDGAYIGSKPVPHLHMDVNTIKATGGRNFTTRNTIDPMLFFPDVDFNKIKSFSAKMLTFRSELIEEPFNPNDYIDTYLIKHVGVKQFDEWTTSTKDVNVQSFKKQFNITDNEFNNLISFYGISNIYK from the coding sequence ATGTTTAAGAAACTTTTTTCAATATTGTTGGCAGGCATATTTATTGGTACAATGTCAGTTATTGTATATGCAGCGGAATATGGAAATTTAGGATGGGAATATCCTCTCGACAGTGAATATACTGACTATTTTCGAGGATATAGCTCCAATCACTTAGGGTTAGATTTAGATGCTCCAAAAGATTCTAATATTTATTCCGTAGACTCAGGAGCTGTTAAGTTTTCAGGTTATCATAGTAGCACAGGGTATTACGTTGTTATTGCTAATGATACAAAGGCATCTGGTGTTAGTAACCCTTTATATGTTCGCTATTTACATATGGATAATGCACCAGAAGTTAGCACTAATGATAGCGTTTCTGCCGGGGAAACTATTGGATATGTTGGAAGTGATGGAGCATATATTGGTAGTAAACCCGTTCCTCATCTTCACATGGATGTAAATACAATTAAGGCTACTGGGGGACGTAATTTTACTACAAGAAATACAATAGATCCTATGCTGTTTTTCCCAGATGTAGATTTTAACAAAATTAAATCATTTTCAGCAAAAATGCTTACATTCCGTAGTGAGCTTATTGAAGAACCTTTTAATCCTAATGATTATATTGACACATATCTAATTAAGCATGTTGGCGTAAAACAATTTGATGAATGGACTACATCTACAAAAGATGTAAATGTTCAAAGCTTTAAAAAGCAATTTAACATTACTGACAATGAATTTAATAATTTAATTTCTTTTTATGGAATATCTAATATTTATAAATAA
- a CDS encoding diaminopimelate dehydrogenase, which yields MIKAAIVGYGNIGKSVLEAISAAADFELVGVVRRNPANVPAELAGMQLASDIADLSVRPDVAILCTPTRSVPDFAKHCLELGINTVDSYDIHSSIWDLKCTIDPIAKAHKAVSVHSAGWDPGSDSIVRALMLAAAPKGITYTNFGPGMSMGHTVAVKAVEGVRKALSVTIPLGTSIHRRMVYVEVEKGYSFDEIAKKVKQDPYFVHDETHVIEVADVDALLDMGHGVNMVRKGVSGSTQNQLFEFNMKINNPALTAQILVGAARASLKQAPGAYTMIEIPLIDLLYGDREALIRQLV from the coding sequence ATGATAAAAGCAGCGATTGTAGGTTACGGAAATATCGGAAAATCGGTTTTAGAGGCGATTTCTGCAGCAGCAGATTTTGAACTGGTCGGTGTTGTGCGCCGTAATCCTGCCAATGTTCCGGCAGAGCTTGCGGGCATGCAGCTGGCAAGCGATATTGCAGACCTTTCCGTTCGCCCGGATGTAGCGATTTTGTGCACCCCCACACGCTCTGTACCGGATTTTGCAAAGCACTGCCTTGAGTTGGGCATCAACACGGTTGACAGCTACGATATACATAGCAGCATATGGGATTTGAAATGTACGATTGACCCAATTGCAAAGGCGCATAAGGCTGTTTCTGTTCATTCGGCGGGATGGGACCCCGGCTCAGACTCGATTGTGCGTGCGCTGATGCTTGCTGCCGCGCCTAAGGGCATTACCTACACCAATTTTGGCCCAGGTATGAGCATGGGGCACACGGTTGCTGTAAAGGCGGTTGAAGGGGTGCGCAAGGCGCTGTCGGTGACCATCCCTCTGGGTACTTCGATTCACCGCAGAATGGTTTATGTTGAGGTGGAAAAGGGATATTCCTTTGATGAGATCGCGAAGAAAGTAAAGCAGGACCCCTATTTTGTGCATGACGAAACCCATGTAATCGAGGTTGCCGACGTAGATGCATTGCTGGATATGGGGCATGGTGTAAACATGGTGCGCAAGGGTGTATCGGGCAGTACGCAAAATCAACTGTTTGAATTCAACATGAAAATCAACAACCCGGCACTTACTGCACAGATTTTGGTAGGTGCGGCAAGAGCAAGTCTAAAGCAGGCACCCGGTGCTTATACAATGATAGAAATCCCCTTGATTGACTTGCTTTATGGTGACCGCGAGGCACTCATTCGACAACTCGTATAA
- a CDS encoding YceD family protein — MMIDLKQLFEIVGESIDIDCCLSLSEVKLGMTNPFTEPVHLSGKITNRAGIVTLNYTASAAAHHVCDRCLAPINTPVVFGFEHILVKQVNDDSNDDFIVVPNLVLDLDELASSDIILELPSKVLCKEDCKGLCPTCGVNLNEQSCNCTQKRIDPRLEILSKLLEN, encoded by the coding sequence ATGATGATTGATTTAAAGCAGCTCTTCGAAATTGTTGGGGAAAGCATTGATATTGATTGCTGCCTAAGCCTTTCGGAGGTCAAGCTGGGAATGACAAACCCCTTCACCGAGCCCGTACATCTAAGCGGTAAGATTACAAACCGTGCAGGTATAGTCACCCTAAACTATACTGCGTCCGCGGCTGCGCATCATGTATGCGACAGATGTCTCGCTCCCATCAATACCCCTGTAGTGTTCGGTTTTGAGCACATTTTGGTAAAACAAGTCAATGATGACAGCAATGATGATTTCATTGTGGTGCCCAACCTGGTGTTGGACTTGGATGAGCTGGCGTCGTCCGATATTATACTTGAATTGCCCAGTAAGGTATTGTGTAAAGAGGATTGCAAAGGCTTATGCCCCACTTGCGGTGTAAACTTAAACGAGCAATCATGCAATTGCACCCAAAAGCGGATTGACCCGCGCCTTGAAATATTAAGTAAATTGCTGGAAAATTAA
- the rpmF gene encoding 50S ribosomal protein L32, with amino-acid sequence MAVPKRKISKARRDKRRSSVWKLDAPAFSKCTQCGELKMPHRVCPNCGFYKGKEVIKKEA; translated from the coding sequence ATGGCAGTACCAAAGAGAAAAATATCCAAAGCAAGAAGAGATAAAAGACGTTCCAGCGTCTGGAAGCTGGATGCTCCCGCATTCTCGAAATGCACACAGTGCGGTGAGTTGAAAATGCCTCACAGAGTTTGTCCGAACTGCGGTTTCTATAAAGGCAAAGAGGTTATCAAGAAAGAGGCTTAA
- a CDS encoding DUF512 domain-containing protein has protein sequence MPVKIKSVERRSPAQKAGIAAGETLHKINGNKIVDVLDYRFYMTDEHLDVEVEDISGKLRHIHITKQEYDDLGLDFETYLMDRQHTCKNKCVFCFVDQMPPNMRDTLYVKDDDSRMSFLFGNYITLTNLTDEDIDRIIKMRISPINVSVHSTNPELRVTLMKNPNAAASLRYLKRLAEHDIKINTQLVLCPQLNDGKELERSITDLAELFPAVESIACVPVGITKYRDGLFHLRPYTKAEAQQVIDTIHEYSDRFLKEHGDRIVYPADEFFLLAQMPIPNEEYYGEFDQLENGVGLLAMLKQEFAEALADAHDSGKKRSVTIATGVAAGEFIKDLAAQAQSKYKQLKCQVEVIQNDYFGENITVAGLITGTDLIAQLKGKNLGEEVLITSAMLRHEQDKFLDDFTIEQVEQALGVKLTVVDNDGYELLGSILNEDLWADA, from the coding sequence ATGCCAGTAAAAATTAAAAGTGTCGAGCGTCGCTCCCCCGCACAAAAGGCAGGCATTGCGGCGGGCGAAACCCTGCACAAAATCAACGGCAACAAGATTGTGGACGTATTGGACTACCGCTTTTATATGACCGACGAACATCTCGATGTAGAAGTGGAGGATATTAGCGGCAAACTTCGTCATATCCACATTACCAAGCAAGAATACGACGACCTTGGTTTGGATTTTGAAACTTACCTAATGGACAGACAGCATACGTGTAAAAACAAATGCGTTTTTTGCTTTGTTGACCAAATGCCGCCCAATATGCGCGATACCTTGTATGTAAAGGATGACGATTCGCGGATGTCCTTTTTGTTTGGTAACTATATCACGCTTACCAACCTTACAGACGAGGATATTGACCGTATTATCAAAATGCGTATCAGCCCAATTAATGTTTCGGTGCACAGCACCAACCCCGAATTGCGCGTTACGCTGATGAAAAACCCCAATGCAGCTGCATCGCTGCGGTATTTAAAGCGGTTGGCGGAGCATGATATTAAAATCAACACCCAGTTGGTTTTATGCCCTCAACTGAACGACGGTAAAGAGCTGGAGCGGAGCATTACCGATTTGGCAGAACTGTTCCCTGCAGTGGAGAGCATTGCCTGCGTACCGGTGGGTATCACAAAATATCGCGACGGGTTATTCCACCTGCGCCCTTATACCAAAGCCGAGGCACAGCAGGTGATTGACACCATTCATGAATATTCCGACCGGTTTTTAAAAGAGCACGGCGACCGTATTGTTTACCCTGCGGATGAATTCTTTTTGCTTGCTCAAATGCCAATCCCCAATGAGGAATATTACGGAGAGTTCGACCAGTTGGAAAATGGCGTGGGCTTGCTTGCGATGCTAAAGCAGGAGTTTGCCGAAGCCCTTGCCGATGCGCATGATAGCGGTAAAAAACGCAGCGTAACCATTGCTACGGGTGTTGCGGCGGGCGAGTTTATAAAAGACCTGGCCGCACAAGCGCAGAGTAAATACAAGCAGCTAAAATGCCAGGTTGAAGTAATACAAAACGACTATTTTGGAGAGAATATAACGGTTGCAGGGCTCATCACCGGTACAGACTTAATTGCACAGCTCAAGGGCAAAAACCTGGGGGAAGAAGTTCTTATCACCTCGGCGATGCTGCGGCATGAGCAGGACAAATTTTTAGATGATTTTACCATCGAACAGGTAGAACAAGCACTTGGGGTAAAGCTTACGGTGGTGGACAATGACGGTTACGAATTGCTGGGCAGTATACTGAACGAAGACTTATGGGCAGATGCTTAA
- the der gene encoding ribosome biogenesis GTPase Der, with product MSKPIIAVVGRPNVGKSTLFNKLIGHRLSIVEDTPGVTRDRIYAECEWLNKEVMLVDTGGIEPKTDDIILSQMRRQAQIAIDSADVIILVTDIKTGVTATDQDIAMMLQKSGKPIVLCVNKCDAPGQVPADFYEFYNLGLGDPIAVSSVHGHGTGDLLDECFKHIDFDRPEEYTEEYIKVAIIGKPNVGKSSLVNKIAGEERMIVSDIAGTTRDSTDTIVDDERGKFVFIDTAGIRRKSRVDENIERYSVLRSYMAVDRSDVCVILIDAVEGFTEQDSKIAGYAHEQGKACIIAVNKWDAVEKHGKTMQEYEKKLQNDFSFMSYAPFLFISAKTGQRLDKLFELIKYVNEQNCMRISTGKLNDILAYATARVQPPTDKGKRLKIYYITQASTRPPTFVSFVNKAELYHFSYQRYIENQIRETFGLQGTPIRMITRQRGE from the coding sequence ATGTCAAAACCGATTATCGCAGTGGTAGGACGGCCTAATGTGGGCAAATCCACACTGTTTAATAAGCTGATAGGTCATCGCCTTTCGATTGTGGAGGACACTCCCGGTGTTACGCGCGACCGAATCTACGCAGAATGTGAATGGCTCAACAAAGAGGTGATGCTGGTAGATACGGGAGGCATTGAGCCGAAAACCGATGATATCATCTTGTCGCAGATGCGCCGTCAGGCACAGATTGCGATTGACAGCGCGGATGTCATCATCTTAGTGACAGACATCAAAACCGGAGTTACCGCAACCGACCAAGATATTGCGATGATGCTGCAAAAAAGCGGAAAACCCATCGTGCTGTGCGTGAATAAATGCGATGCACCCGGCCAGGTACCTGCCGATTTTTACGAATTCTATAACCTTGGATTGGGCGACCCGATTGCAGTATCCTCGGTACATGGGCACGGTACGGGCGATTTGCTGGACGAGTGTTTTAAACACATCGACTTTGACCGCCCCGAAGAATACACTGAAGAATATATTAAGGTGGCAATCATTGGTAAACCCAATGTGGGTAAAAGCTCGCTTGTCAACAAAATCGCAGGCGAGGAGCGCATGATTGTGTCGGATATTGCGGGTACGACCCGCGACTCCACCGATACAATTGTGGATGACGAACGCGGAAAATTCGTGTTTATCGATACGGCGGGGATTCGCAGAAAGAGCCGTGTAGATGAGAATATCGAGCGCTATTCGGTGCTGCGCTCGTATATGGCAGTTGACCGCAGCGATGTATGCGTGATACTGATTGACGCTGTGGAAGGCTTTACCGAGCAGGACAGCAAGATAGCAGGCTATGCGCACGAGCAGGGCAAGGCTTGCATTATAGCTGTAAACAAATGGGATGCTGTGGAAAAACACGGTAAAACCATGCAGGAATATGAGAAGAAGCTCCAGAATGATTTCAGCTTTATGTCTTACGCGCCGTTCTTGTTTATATCGGCAAAAACAGGGCAGAGGTTGGATAAGCTGTTTGAGCTGATTAAATACGTCAACGAGCAAAACTGTATGCGCATTTCTACAGGTAAATTGAATGATATACTCGCTTACGCTACAGCACGCGTACAACCCCCAACCGATAAAGGTAAGCGCTTAAAGATTTACTACATTACACAGGCATCCACCCGTCCACCCACATTTGTATCATTCGTCAACAAAGCAGAGCTGTATCATTTCTCCTATCAGCGCTACATCGAAAACCAAATTCGTGAGACGTTTGGGTTGCAGGGAACGCCGATTCGCATGATAACAAGGCAGCGGGGCGAATAA